In a genomic window of Amblyomma americanum isolate KBUSLIRL-KWMA chromosome 4, ASM5285725v1, whole genome shotgun sequence:
- the LOC144127770 gene encoding uncharacterized protein LOC144127770 — protein MGFTIKSYEEIKDSVKRVGTENKDLKETIRTLLEERQALCAQVKEQESRLMQTEQHSRCFNIEIKGVPQIENENLQELTKKLAQEIGMPLADADIGVCHRVQTVGNAASPNIIVQFTRRAQRNSFLEKARKCRLTANDLALKPNNDIFVNEHLCPAMKRLFGAANAAKKAQGWKYAWVKNGKIYVRKSDTTPVIPITRVDDLSKIA, from the coding sequence ATGGGCTTTACTATCAAAAGCTATGAAGAAATAAAAGATTCTGTTAAAAGAGTTGGAACAGAGAACAAGGATCTGAAAGAAACAATAAGAACGCTGCTAGAGGAACGTCAGGCTCTGTGTGCACAGGTAAAGGAACAAGAGTCCCGACTTATGCAGACCGAGCAGCACTCACGGTGTTTCAACATTGAAATTAAAGGAGTGCCACAAATAGAAAATGAAAACTTGCAAGAACTAACGAAAAAATTGGCTCAAGAAATTGGCATGCCTCTGGCGGACGCTGACATAGGGGTTTGCCATCGTGTTCAAACTGTCGGAAATGCTGCCTCCCCTAACATAATTGTGCAGTTTACACGCAGAGCTCAGCGTAACTCTTTCCTGGAAAAAGCTAGAAAGTGCAGGCTTACGGCAAATGACCTGGCGTTAAAACCTAACAACGACATCTTTGTGAACGAGCACCTGTGCCCAGCTATGAAACGTCTTTTCGGTGCTGCAAATGCAGCGAAAAAAGCGCAGGGTTGGAAATACGCGTGGGTCAAGAATGGAAAAATCTATGTTCGCAAATCTGATACCACACCCGTCATCCCTATCACCCGCGTGGATGACCTGTCCAAGATAGCGTAA